CAAAAGTATTTTGATGAATCTCTTCTAAAGCTATATCCGCGTTATCACAAACTGATACTTGAATGCCTAAAGCTTCAAGCTGAAGGGAGATGATCTGCCTGCTGGCAGGGTGGTCTTCCACGACCAAGGCTTTAAGGGGTTGATCGGGATGATTTCTTGAGATGAATTTCTTAGCATTTGATGCTGGAGCTTCTTTATATGAAGTATGTGAGGCTGCAATGCTGGTACGTGGGAATGCAATTGAAAAATGAATGTTGCTACCCAAGCCTGGCGCGCTATCAAAATACAGTTGGCTATTCATTGAGCTTACTAAATGATTGGTAATGGTGAGGCCCAGGCCAGTCCCGCTCTCGTCAGTACCTTTGCCGGGTATTTGTTCAAAGGGTTGTAGGGCCAAAGCAATTTCTTCTTTGCCCATTCCAATACCAGTATCAATAATGCGGAACTCGATTAATTGCCCAGCATGATCATCAGCTAGTACGCTAATAGAGAAATAGATTTCACCTTGGTTGGTAAATTTAATGGCGTTACTCAGAAGATTTTGCAAGACCTGACGAAGACGAAGGGCGTCAATCATGAGTACTTCAGCAATTCTAGGATCTTTGGAGGTGTGAAGAATTAAATTGTGCTTATTAGCAACTGCTGAAAAGGCATGATCAAGGTTGTTGATGATGCTATTTAAGCAGCAAGGCTCCAAGTTCAAGGTGAGTTTGCCAGCCTCAATCTTTGAGAGGTCGAGAACCTGGTTAAGAATTCCGAGCAAAGACTCAGCAGAGGTATGCGCGCTCTTTAATAATGATTTTTCATGCGCAGGAAATTGCTTGCTACTGAGTAATAATTCTTGAACACCCAAGATCGCATTCATCGGCGTCCGAATTTCATGGCTCATCGTTGCCAAAAATGAAGTTTTGGCGGCATTAGCCTTTTCTGCGATTTCTTTCGATGTATGTAGGCTTGCCAAAGCTTGTTCTTGAAACACTCTCTTTTTATGTAGACTCCATATCAGAGTGCTACCAATCATGAGGATTACTAGGCTGGCAAACCACCCTAGTGCGCTTGCTGGATCAGAAATATTTTCACTGGGATATGTTTCAACTGCGAAAAGATGCCGAGATTCAATGGGATCAAGGTGATTTAGAAAGCGCTCTAAAAGTTGATGAAAGGGCTTGTCTTCATGAGAAATCAGCCAGCGATAAGCAAATGGCTCTCGTTGGTAAATTCCATCCAGTTGAAGATCTTGGTTGGTTTGGTTTTTGAGTAGGTGTTGAGCTAAGCGGATCGGAAGTACCAGCGCCTCGATATCATTCGCCAACAAGCTCAACAATAATTTCTCTGGATTATTTGATGGACTAGTTTGTGGGTCCGCAATGATGGGAGGGTTCTCATAGCCACGATCAAGATACCCAAGTTTTGCTTGTGAGCTGATTCCATCGCCATTATTTCTTTTGGTGACAATAGCATCTTGTCCCCAGAAAATCGCTTCCGATAAAGATCCAAAGCGAAGGTATTCGTCATTAAGGGAGGGTGGATCAATTATAAAATCCACCTCGCCATTAGATAATTGTTTTAAGCCCTCTTGCTCTGTTTTTCGCCACTTCGGACGAAATTCTTGTTGGGTGTACTCGCTGAGTTTTTGTAAGATTTTATGAAAGACACCGTGAGAGCTAGCTTCTTTGCCCTCCATAAGATAGGGAGCATATTTTTCATGAATACTAAAGTGAACAATAGGGTGCGCATCGATCCAACGTTGCTCGGCGGAGCTGATTGAGGTGGCGTGAGTAACTCCACTAAAAAGAAGTCCGCAAGAGAAAACTGCTTTAACAAAGAATCGATGCATAGCGTGCTTAGCTTTCGATGATGTTATTCATTCTGCAGAACAGAATTAAATCGGCAATATTATTAATGCCAAGTTTGTCAAAGACGCGTGTTTTATATGTGGCTACGGTTTTATTGCTGATATGTAATAAATCGGAGATCTGCTGATTAGAATTTCCTTTGCCGAGATACTTCATAACTTGTAGTTCGCGATCTGAGATCATTGCCAACTTTTCACTGTCCGTTAATGAGCTATTTCCATTTTTCCCATATGTGAAAAATGTGTAGCCTTGAGAAATCGCGACACAGGCTGCCAGAATCACATCTGCCCCAGCAGTTTTGTTAACGAAGCCATGTCCGCCCAGCGATCGAACGCGCCCGCCATAGACCGCTTCATCCATGCTCGACAGAATCAACATGCGTACATCTGGATACATTAGACCAATGCGACGAATAACATCAAAGCCATCTGTCTTTGGCATATCCAAATCCAAAATCACCATGTCCGGATTAATTTCTTTAATGGATCGAAGACATTCCTCACCATTTTGGGATTGCCCGACAACTTCAAATACCAACTGGTCTTGCAACATACTTTTTAGAGCCATCAGCATTGCAGGATGGTCATCTACCAACATCACGCGTTTTCTCATTACTTGTCTCCATTTCGGTTTAGGTGTTGATGAGGGTGCAGCGAAAAAATGGCTTTAGCGATTCGACTATCGTTAATCTGTAGCATTTGATGTCTGCTAATGGGAGGCATCATGAGGCCGCCATAGCAATGATCAATTTGCCAGGCAGTCGCATTTTCTAAATCTCTCACAAGCGTCATATTGCTGGCGTAA
This DNA window, taken from Polynucleobacter sp. MWH-UH25E, encodes the following:
- a CDS encoding ATP-binding protein, with amino-acid sequence MHRFFVKAVFSCGLLFSGVTHATSISSAEQRWIDAHPIVHFSIHEKYAPYLMEGKEASSHGVFHKILQKLSEYTQQEFRPKWRKTEQEGLKQLSNGEVDFIIDPPSLNDEYLRFGSLSEAIFWGQDAIVTKRNNGDGISSQAKLGYLDRGYENPPIIADPQTSPSNNPEKLLLSLLANDIEALVLPIRLAQHLLKNQTNQDLQLDGIYQREPFAYRWLISHEDKPFHQLLERFLNHLDPIESRHLFAVETYPSENISDPASALGWFASLVILMIGSTLIWSLHKKRVFQEQALASLHTSKEIAEKANAAKTSFLATMSHEIRTPMNAILGVQELLLSSKQFPAHEKSLLKSAHTSAESLLGILNQVLDLSKIEAGKLTLNLEPCCLNSIINNLDHAFSAVANKHNLILHTSKDPRIAEVLMIDALRLRQVLQNLLSNAIKFTNQGEIYFSISVLADDHAGQLIEFRIIDTGIGMGKEEIALALQPFEQIPGKGTDESGTGLGLTITNHLVSSMNSQLYFDSAPGLGSNIHFSIAFPRTSIAASHTSYKEAPASNAKKFISRNHPDQPLKALVVEDHPASRQIISLQLEALGIQVSVCDNADIALEEIHQNTFDLLITDQSIPGMQGSELSKHIREMGYSDLIIIGVTADIYALDSRHHFLSAGMNAVLIKPLSLLGLENELARYFSISTIRPSDQNNEEGSFSFNAFANLIANDPKQILVILDEIKKVHDEALLKLRDPSINEDELASLIHKVKGGALLLEASRFVEKCEALEKDGDFLRRLSTFKHLLLEQNLLIQRYQENQMHP
- a CDS encoding response regulator transcription factor translates to MRKRVMLVDDHPAMLMALKSMLQDQLVFEVVGQSQNGEECLRSIKEINPDMVILDLDMPKTDGFDVIRRIGLMYPDVRMLILSSMDEAVYGGRVRSLGGHGFVNKTAGADVILAACVAISQGYTFFTYGKNGNSSLTDSEKLAMISDRELQVMKYLGKGNSNQQISDLLHISNKTVATYKTRVFDKLGINNIADLILFCRMNNIIES